One region of Triticum aestivum cultivar Chinese Spring chromosome 6B, IWGSC CS RefSeq v2.1, whole genome shotgun sequence genomic DNA includes:
- the LOC123136951 gene encoding uncharacterized protein, with product MDDHSSAAFHWTERLEWKTWCKAFFSEFPKCDILLNNNSKVFNSYILEGREMPVLSMLEYIFYKMMDRIVRKQREAIEKWAGQRICPKIKKLDKNTEFAANCHVTEAGQQIFRVQSGNNSYTVDLCLYICDCRRWQLSRVPCGHSIACCREERIDPETLVHECYTVQTYLKAYGYTLVPLADPKKWEKHNGYKVYPPVFTKQLGRPKKNRKKTPEEKIKNGVRLLNKKGVTMHCSICGRVDHNRKGHYRWQEALIAEGVEVVDENYDDPTFLQNIFPNQPDPLLDPIGTPFSMVYNMTQRELARRAPQRVHGPLPKQSAFVAAAGAAIPQPRITTKMNIGRQTRATTVADKGEGFSRGRGRKRQRNPDAGRGATTERGRGSNSVAGRGRGSNSVVGRGRGSNSVACRGRGANANAGRGRAANANARRGEVPSAGIGEAANANAYA from the exons ATGGATGACCACAGTTCAGCTGCTTTCCACTGGACTGAAAGACTAGAGTGGAAAACTTGGTGCAAAGCATTCTTCAGTGAATTTCCCAAATGTGACATCCTGCTCAACAATAACTCAAAGGTTTTTAACAG CTACATCCTTGAGGGCAGAGAAATGCCAGTGCTCAGCATGCTTGAGTACATTTTCTATAAGATGATGGACAGGATTGTTAGAAAACAAAGAGAAGCTATTGAAAAGTGGGCAGGCCAGAGAATATGTCCCAAGATCAAGAAGTTAGATAAGAACACAGAGTTTGCTGCTAATTGCCATGTAACAGAAGCTGGCCAGCAAATCTTCAGAGTTCAGTCTGGTAACAATAGCTACACTGTGGACCTCTGCTTGTACATATGTGATTGCAGGAGATGGCAGTTATCTAGAGTACCATGTGGCCATTCCATAGCATGTTGCAGGGAGGAGAGAATTGACCCAGAGACACTGGTTCATGAGTGCTATACTGTTCAGACATATCTCAAAGCTTATGGATACACTCTTGTCCCTCTTGCAGACCCTAAGAAGTGGGAGAAACATAATGGCTATAAGGTGTATCCACCAGTGTTCACCAAACAGTTGGGTAGACCCAAGAAAAATAGGAAGAAGACACCAGAGGAGAAGATCAAGAATGGTGTTAGGCTTTTGAACAAAAAAGGTGTTACAATGCACTGCTCTATTTGTGGGAGAGTTGATCACAATAGAAAGGGGCATTACAGATGGCAGGAGGCTCTCATTGCAGAAGGGGTAGAGGTTGTTGATGAGAACTATGATGACCCAACATTTCTTCAG AACATCTTCCCTAACCAGCCAGATCCTTTACTGGATCCAATTGGCACACCATTCAGTATGGTCTACAACATGACTCAGAGAGAGCTTGCAAGAAGAGCTCCTCAGAGGGTTCATGGGCCACTGCCTAAGCAATCTGCatttgttgctgctgctggtgctgcaaTACCTCAGCCAAGGATCACTACAAAAATGAACATAGGTAGACAGACAAGGGCAACCACAGTAGCTGACAAAGGAGAAGGATTTAGTAGgggaagaggaagaaaaagacaAAGAAATCCAGATGCAGGCAGAGGAGCAACTACAGAGAGAGGAAGAGGGTCAAATTCAGTTGCAGGCAGAGGAAGAGGGTCAAATTCAGTTGTAGGCAGAGGAAGAGGGTCAAATTCAGTTGCATGCAGAGGAAGAGGAGCAAATGCAAATGCAGGTAGAGGAAGAGCAGCAAATGCAAATGCAAGGAGAGGAGAAGTTCCATCTGCAGGGATAGGAGAAGCAGCAAATGCAAATGCATATGCTTGA